Proteins from a genomic interval of Colletes latitarsis isolate SP2378_abdomen chromosome 3, iyColLati1, whole genome shotgun sequence:
- the LOC143340334 gene encoding cytochrome P450 6k1-like: MALITAYWGLDGILIFASLMVAAYMYMTRKFRYWTKRGILEVSPMPFFGNFRDCLIQKISPSEWVKNLYDISKGLPYIGFYIMDKPFLLVRDPELVKHILVKDFDVFNDRYASPDVTDRLGYANLFQIKNPGWKILRTKLSPIFTTNKLKRMYELMLLVADDLDEHLDSLNLETQRTMELKELASNFTTDMITSTAFGLRVNSLKNPKTAFREAGRKLFGYGLLRSMEFYIIFFLPHLTKYTGAKFFGTYASKFLRNIFWEVINERKASGQKRNDLIDLLIELKDKHENDGDLGGFRFSGDDLVAQAAVFFSGGFETSSGTMSFTLYELALHMDIQKTLRKEIQDALKESDGKVTYEMITSLSYLDRVVSETLRKYPPLGFLDRIASVDYKVPNSDLVIEKGTPVYISMIGMHYDPKYFPEPEKFDPDRFTDENKQKRPNFVYFPFGEGPHTCIGLRLGLLQAKLGVIQIIRKYEVTPCEKTRIPMVLDPKGLTTTALGGVYLNVRKITSEAG, encoded by the exons ATGGCCCTGATAACTGCCTACTGGGGCCTGGACGGCATCCTAATCTTCGCGTCCCTAATGGTGGCCGCCTACATGTACATGACACGCAAATTCAGATACTGGACGAAACGAGGCATCCTGGAGGTCTCTCCGATGCCATTTTTTGGGAATTTCAGGGATTGTTTGATACAGAAAATATCGCCCTCCGAATGGGTGAAGAATCTGTACGATATATCCAAAGGATTACCCTACATTGGATTTTACATAATGGACAAACCGTTCCTCCTAGTAAGAGATCCCGAGCTTGTCAAGCACATTCTGGTGAAGGACTTTGACGTGTTCAATGACAGATACGCGTCGCCAGACGTGACCGATCGTCTTGGATACGCGAACCTGTTCCAAATTAAGAATCCTGGCTGGAAGATCCTTCGAACGAAGCTATCACCGATCTTCACCACCAACAAACTGAAAAGAATGTACGAATTGATGCTTTTGGTCGCCGACGATCTCGACGAGCACCTCGATTCTTTGAATTTGG AAACTCAGAGAACTATGGAACTGAAAGAACTGGCATCGAATTTCACTACAGACATGATTACTAGCACTGCTTTCGGTCTGAGAGTGAATTCGCTGAAGAATCCGAAAACAGCGTTCCGCGAAGCTGGCAGGAAACTGTTCGGCTACGGTCTCCTTCGAAGCATGGAgttttacattatatttttcCTGCCTCACTTGACCAAATACACCGGCGCCAAATTCTTTGGGACATACGCCAGCAAATTTCTACGAAACATTTTCTGGGAAGTGATCAACGAACGAAAAGCGTCAGGACAGAAGAGGAACGATCTCATCGATCTTCTGATCGAGCTGAAAGACAAGCACGAAAACGATGGCGATCTGGGTGGATTCA GGTTCAGTGGTGACGATTTAGTGGCACAGGCGGCCGTGTTCTTCTCCGGTGGCTTTGAAACTTCGTCGGGCACCATGTCTTTCACGCTTTACGAGCTCGCGTTGCACATGGACATTCAGAAAACTCTGAGGAAAGAGATCCAGGACGCGCTGAAAGAATCCGATGGCAAGGTCACGTATGAAATG ATCACTTCACTCTCCTATTTGGATAGAGTCGTCTCTGAGACTCTACGCAAGTATCCGCCCCTAggatttctggatcgcatcgccAGTGTCGACTACAAGGTGCCTAATTCAGATCTGGTAATAGAGAAAGGTACTCCCGTGTACATATCTATGATCGGGATGCATTACGATCCAAAATACTTCCCTGAACCGGAAAAATTCGATCCTGATCGATTCACGGACGAGAACAAACAGAAGAGACCAAATTTCGTTTACTTCCCATTTGGCGAGGGTCCACATACCTGCATCG GTCTTCGACTGGGACTCTTGCAAGCGAAACTCGGGGTTATACAAATAATCAGGAAGTACGAAGTGACACCATGCGAGAAAACAAGAATCCCGATGGTGCTCGATCCCAAGGGACTCACGACGACAGCCCTCGGAGGGGTATACCTAAACGTTCGAAAGATCACCTCTGAAGCTGGTTAA
- the LOC143340335 gene encoding cytochrome P450 6k1-like — MALITPYWGLDGLILFSSLMITAYMYMTRKFKYWSKRGIMEIPPTPFIGNFTECLMMKKTAADFVKDLYNMSKGLPYMGFYIFDKPFFLVRDPELVKHILVKDFNVFNDRYASPNVTDRLGYAGVFQIKNPAWKILRAKLTPIFTTGKLKRMFDLMLVVADDLDNHLEALNLSTPKEVEMKELCASFTTDMIGSTAFGLRVNSLQDPKAPFREVGRQIFGYDFFRGMEFLIIFFMPHLTKYTGAKFFGKEPSKFLRTVFWDVINDRIASGQKRHDLIDLLIDLKVKHEADGDLGGFRFSGDDLVAQAAVFFTGGFETSSTTMSFTLYELALNMEIQRTLRKEILDALEESGGKITYEMITSLPYLDMVVSETLRMYPPLGFLDRVSNAEYKVPNSDLVIEKGTPVYISMIGMHYDPEYFPEPNKFDPDRFTDENKQKRPNFVYFPFGEGPHICIGLRLGLMQSKLGIVQFLRKFEVSPCEKTRIPMVLDPKGITTTALGGIYLNVRKITSEAG, encoded by the exons ATGGCCCTGATAACTCCCTACTGGGGCCTGGACGGTCTCATACTCTTCTCGTCGTTAATGATAACCGCCTACATGTACATGACTCGTAAATTTAAATACTGGTCCAAACGGGGCATCATGGAGATCCCTCCGACACCGTTCATAGGAAACTTCACGGAATGCCTCATGATGAAGAAAACGGCCGCTGATTTCGTGAAGGACCTGTACAATATGTCCAAAGGATTGCCCTACATgggattctacattttcgacaaACCGTTCTTCCTGGTACGAGATCCCGAGCTCGTTAAGCATATCCTGGTGAAGGACTTCAACGTATTCAACGACAGATACGCATCGCCTAACGTGACCGATCGTCTTGGATACGCGGGCGTTTTCCAGATAAAGAATCCTGCATGGAAGATCCTTCGAGCGAAATTAACGCCCATCTTCACTACTGGTAAATTGAAGAGGATGTTCGACTTGATGCTTGTGGTCGCTGATGATCTCGACAACCATCTCGAGGCTTTGAATTTAA GCACCCCGAAGGAGGTAGAAATGAAGGAACTTTGTGCCAGTTTTACCACGGACATGATTGGCAGCACTGCCTTCGGTTTAAGGGTGAATTCACTGCAAGATCCAAAAGCTCCGTTCCGAGAAGTCGGCAGACAAATTTTTGGTTACGATTTCTTTCGTGGAATGGAATTCCTTATCATATTTTTCATGCCACATTTAACCAAATACACCGGTGCTAAATTTTTCGGAAAAGAGCCCAGCAAATTTCTACGAACCGTTTTCTGGGACGTGATCAATGATCGTATAGCGTCGGGACAGAAGAGGCACGATCTCATCGATCTTCTAATCGATCTGAAAGTGAAGCACGAGGCAGATGGCGATCTGGGTGGATTTA GGTTCAGCGGCGACGATTTGGTGGCACAGGCGGCCGTGTTTTTCACCGGGGGTTTCGAAACATCGTCCACCACCATGTCTTTCACGCTTTACGAGCTCGCGTTGAACATGGAGATTCAAAGAACTCTACGAAAAGAGATTTTGGACGCGTTGGAAGAATCTGGCGGCAAGATTACGTACGAAATG ATCACGTCGTTGCCATATTTGGATATGGTTGTCTCCGAGACTCTCCGCATGTATCCGCCGCTGGGATTTCTAGATCGCGTCTCTAACGCCGAGTATAAGGTGCCTAATTCAGATCTGGTAATAGAGAAAGGTACTCCCGTGTACATATCTATGATCGGGATGCATTACGATCCAGAATACTTCCCCGAACCGAACAAATTCGATCCTGATCGATTCACGGACGAGAACAAACAGAAGAGACCGAATTTTGTTTACTTCCCATTTGGCGAGGGCCCACACATCTGCATCG GTCTTCGACTAGGACTAATGCAATCGAAACTTGGGATCGTTCAATTTTTAAGGAAGTTTGAAGTGTCACCATGCGAGAAAACAAGAATCCCGATGGTGCTCGATCCCAAGGGAATCACCACGACAGCCCTAGGAGGGATATACCTAAACGTTCGAAAGATCACCTCTGAAGCTGGTTAA